From the Acidimicrobiales bacterium genome, the window TGGACCGGGGCGTCGCTGGCGAAGCTGCGCAAGCTCTCGGAGTGGAAAGCGGTGCAGCGCAACCCGTCGGGCTTCCGGTTCCCGGGGGGCGAGAGCTTCGCCGAGATGCAAACGCGCATGACGTCGACGGTCGACAAGTTCCGTGCGGCCCATCCCGGCAAGACGGTGATCGCGGTGTCCCACGCCGACCCGATCAAGGCAGCCGCGGCGAGCGCGCTCGGAGTGCCGCTCGACTTGTTCCAACGCATCGACGTTTCGCCGTGTTCGATGACGGTCATCGCCTACGGCAACGAGGGCCCGTTCGTGCACTGCGTCAACCGGGTGGTCACGTAATGGCGGGTGAAAGCTACGAGTTCACCGACGCCGACCTCGTCACCGTCGGCACGGTCGGTACGCCGGGTCGCCGCGTGTTCTTGCTCCAGGTGCGCGCCGCGGCGGACGTCGTGACGCTCAAGCTGGAAAAGCAACAGGTCGCGGCGTTGGGCGCTGCCCTCGTCGAGCGCCTGCAAGATCTTCCCGTCACCCAGGAACTGCCACTGGACCTCGAACTCCAGCAGCCACTCGAAGTGGCGTGGGTGGTGGGAGCTATGGGCCTCGGCTACCTCGACGCCCTCGACCGCCTGGTGCTCGACGCCGTCGAAGCCGTCGAGACCGACGAGGAAGGCAACCCCGTCGAACCGCACGGCCGCTGCCGCGTCCTCATCACCCGCGAGCAGGGCCGTGCCCTCGCCATCCGCGCCGTGATGCTCGTCGAGTCCGGCCGTCCCCCATGCCCCTGGTGCGGGCATCCCCTCGACCCGCAGGGTCACACGTGTCCGAAGAAGAACGGTCACCACGCGCCCGAGCGATGACGGTACTCGCCGCCGGCGAGATCGTCATCGAGGGGCGCATGCCCTGGAGTTCGAACCAGACGCTGCTGACGACGGTCACGTGCGGCGACGAATCGATCCGAGCGGTGTACAAGCCCGAGAGCGGCGAGCGGCCACTGTGGGACTACCCGCACGGTCTGTGGCGTCGTGAGGTGGCCACCTACGTCGTGAGCGAAGCGCTCGGCTGGGATCTCGTGCCCGAGACCGTGTCGCGGTTCGACGCGCCGATGGGCCAGGGTTCGCTCCAGCGCTTCATCGAGGACGCCGACTTCGAGCAGCACTACTTCACCCTGCTCGACGACGAGTCGACGCACGACCGGCTGCGCCAGATGTGCGTGTTCGACCTCGTCGTCAACAACGCCGACCGCAAGGGTGGCCACTGCCTCATCACGAGCACGGGCGAGCTGCTCGGCGTCGACCACGGCCTCACCTTCCAACCGGTGCCGCGGCTGCGCACGGTCATCTGGGAGTTCGGCGGCCAGCCCATCCCTGGGACGTGGCGCGACGATTTGCGCCGCGTGGCCGACGCGCCCCTCGCCGCGCTCGACGAGCTCCTCGATGCTCCCGAGATCGCGGCGCTGCGCCGCCGTTGCCTCGCCGTCGCCGACCTCCCGCACATCCCCGACGTCGCCGAGGACTACCGCCACTACCCCTGGCCCTACGTCTGATGTCCTACCGAGAAGAGTTGGTCGACAAGGGCGATCTCGACGAGCTGACGCGTTTCGTCGAACGTCTCACCGAGCAGGCGGACTGGGACGAATTGGTGTGGGTACGCGACGACTGCCGCGCGGCCGCGGCGCGCGGCAAGCAGCTGTGGCCCGTCACCGCGTTCGTGAACTACGCGCTGGCGTTGGAAGGACCCGGGGACGTTGCGGCCCGCGCCATCGAGGACGCGGCGGGCCCGGGCGCGGCGGCGGCACGCTTCGGGCTGGGACCGCTCACCGAGGTGGCGGCCTCGACCCACGCGTGGGACGAAGTCGGGCCGTATCTCGCCGGTGCCGGTCCCGTCGCCGGCGTGTTCGCCCAGGAGTGCGTTGTGCGCGGCGCCGACCTCACCCAGGCCGCGGCCGACGAGCCGTCGATCTACGACGTGCCGCTGGTGCTCGCCAAGTGGGAGCCGCCGTACGAGGTGGCGACGTACAAGCTCGACCAGGCGGAGTTCCCGGCGCCGGACCGTCCCGGCAAGACGGCGTGGTCGTCCGTGTCCTTGCAGGGCGCCGAGTTCGAGGCGGACGACGACACCGAGGAGGGGCGCAGCGCCCTCATTGATCTCGTCGTGCACTGGGCCAACGAGTCGAACGGGCGCGTCGACGCCACCGGTGTGGTGGGCGACGTCGCCGGCGCCTTGCGGTCGCTCGGACTCACGACGGCGCGCGTCGCCGCCATCGCCCCCGAGGACGCCTTCGCCCACATGGCGTGGGCCGCGGCGTCGGGCGGCGCCCACGGCCGCCGGCGCGGCGGGGCTGCCGGCCGCTTCGGCGCCTGGTGGGCGGCCGCGGCGGTCGTCGACCTCACCCACGACTGGCCCCTCACGGCCGAGGAGTTGGGTGACGCCGTCGACGAGATGCGCTGGTACCTGTGGGACGAGGGCCACGATCCGGCCGGCTGGTCACTGCGCCTCGCGGTCGAGGATCCCGAGCACGGCCTGGCCTGGGCCGTCGTCGCCTCTGACGCCGACTGAGCGGCTACCGCGCGGCGCGCAGGTCGCTGAGGAGGTCGGAGGTCTCGGCGAGTGAGTTGATGAGCAGTTGTTTGGCGACGCGCAGCAACTCGATCGCCGTCTTGTCGCGAATGGCGTAGAGCACCGAGGTTCCCTCCTTGCGCGACGTCACGAGTCCCGCACGGCGCAAGACCGCGAGTTGCTGAGACAGATGCGACGCCTCGATACCGACAAGCGGCTGGAGCTCGCTCACGGAGTGCTCGCCCTCCGAGAGGACCTCCAACGCCCGGATCCGCGCCGGATGGGCAAGGGCGCGGAACAACTCCGCTTTCAACTCGGAGATCGGCGCACTCGTGGGCGTTCGGCGAGCCGGCATGCACACATAGTACAGTTCATCAATCTTATATATCTGTCATATTATGAATCTTTCTATGAGGCGCCGCCGCCCGTGACCGAGTTCATCCCTGGTCGACGCGACTTCGCCGGGTTCGCCCACACGTGGAAACCGGACGTGCTCGCCGGCGTAACGGTCGCCATCGTTGCGCTTCCTCTCGCACTGGGGTTCGGCGTTACCACGGGGCTTGGTGCTCGCGCCGGCCTCATCACCGCCATCGTCGCCGGTTTCGTGGCCGCCGCTTTCGGCGGCTCGAACGTCCAGGTGTCGGGCCCAACCGGGGCCATGACCGTCGTGCTCGTCCCGGTGGTTGCGCGCTACGGCGCCGCGGCTGTTCTCTCCGTCGGCCTGATCGCAGGCGTCCTCGTGACCGTCGCCGGACTCTTCCGGTTGGGCCGCTTCGTGGCCCTCATACCGTGGCCCGTCGTCGAAGGTTTCACCGTGGGGATCGCGGTGATCATCTTTCTGCAGCAGGTGCCCGCCGCACTCGGCGTCTCCAAGCCCAAGGGCGACAACACCGCGGCTGTGGCCGCGCGCGCCGTCGCACGCGTCAGCCGAACCGCAACCCCGCAGACCCTCGTGCTGGTCAGCCTGGTAGCCGTCGTCATGGTGTTCGGGCCAAGGCTTCGTCGCTCATTGCCCGTGTCGCTTCTCGGTGTCGTCGCCGCCACGGTCGCCGTCGGTGCGACCGGCTGGAGCGTGGCGCGCATCGGCGCGTTGCCGTCCTCGTTGCCGACGCCCGCGCTGCCGAATCTTGCGCCCTCGCGTGTCAGCGAACTGTTCAGCGCCGCCCTGGCTGTCGCCGCGCTGGCGGCGCTCGAAAGTCTGCTCTCGGCCAAGGTCGCCGACGGAATGGCCGACGCGCCGCGCCACGATCCCAACCGGGAGCTGTTCGGCCAGGGGCTCGCGAACATC encodes:
- a CDS encoding SulP family inorganic anion transporter, whose translation is MTEFIPGRRDFAGFAHTWKPDVLAGVTVAIVALPLALGFGVTTGLGARAGLITAIVAGFVAAAFGGSNVQVSGPTGAMTVVLVPVVARYGAAAVLSVGLIAGVLVTVAGLFRLGRFVALIPWPVVEGFTVGIAVIIFLQQVPAALGVSKPKGDNTAAVAARAVARVSRTATPQTLVLVSLVAVVMVFGPRLRRSLPVSLLGVVAATVAVGATGWSVARIGALPSSLPTPALPNLAPSRVSELFSAALAVAALAALESLLSAKVADGMADAPRHDPNRELFGQGLANIASSLFGGMPATGAIARTAVNVRAGARSRVAAMVHAVLLVLVVLFASALVARIPLAALAGVLMVTAVRMVDGHNVRAILRSTRGDASVMVVTAAATVAFDLIVAVEIGLAVAVVLALRNVAQSTAVIAEPVGTEVAVDDEQRWLHEHIVTYRLDGALFFGAAQAFLRELVAVGDVRVVILRLPNLQVLDATGAQAIGDIIEELERRNITVLVKGASADHHRLLSAVGALDRLADDRHVFDNLNDAVAHARAHVSR
- a CDS encoding SCO1664 family protein, whose protein sequence is MTVLAAGEIVIEGRMPWSSNQTLLTTVTCGDESIRAVYKPESGERPLWDYPHGLWRREVATYVVSEALGWDLVPETVSRFDAPMGQGSLQRFIEDADFEQHYFTLLDDESTHDRLRQMCVFDLVVNNADRKGGHCLITSTGELLGVDHGLTFQPVPRLRTVIWEFGGQPIPGTWRDDLRRVADAPLAALDELLDAPEIAALRRRCLAVADLPHIPDVAEDYRHYPWPYV
- a CDS encoding MSMEG_4193 family putative phosphomutase produces the protein MPTPPAPTVVIFVRHGQTPSTGKVLPGRAAGLALAEKGQAQAQAVADHLRESKNVAAVYASPLQRTRETAAPIGKALGMKVQIERGLLECDFGEWTGASLAKLRKLSEWKAVQRNPSGFRFPGGESFAEMQTRMTSTVDKFRAAHPGKTVIAVSHADPIKAAAASALGVPLDLFQRIDVSPCSMTVIAYGNEGPFVHCVNRVVT
- a CDS encoding DUF3090 family protein gives rise to the protein MAGESYEFTDADLVTVGTVGTPGRRVFLLQVRAAADVVTLKLEKQQVAALGAALVERLQDLPVTQELPLDLELQQPLEVAWVVGAMGLGYLDALDRLVLDAVEAVETDEEGNPVEPHGRCRVLITREQGRALAIRAVMLVESGRPPCPWCGHPLDPQGHTCPKKNGHHAPER
- a CDS encoding DUF6183 family protein; this encodes MSYREELVDKGDLDELTRFVERLTEQADWDELVWVRDDCRAAAARGKQLWPVTAFVNYALALEGPGDVAARAIEDAAGPGAAAARFGLGPLTEVAASTHAWDEVGPYLAGAGPVAGVFAQECVVRGADLTQAAADEPSIYDVPLVLAKWEPPYEVATYKLDQAEFPAPDRPGKTAWSSVSLQGAEFEADDDTEEGRSALIDLVVHWANESNGRVDATGVVGDVAGALRSLGLTTARVAAIAPEDAFAHMAWAAASGGAHGRRRGGAAGRFGAWWAAAAVVDLTHDWPLTAEELGDAVDEMRWYLWDEGHDPAGWSLRLAVEDPEHGLAWAVVASDAD
- a CDS encoding metalloregulator ArsR/SmtB family transcription factor yields the protein MPARRTPTSAPISELKAELFRALAHPARIRALEVLSEGEHSVSELQPLVGIEASHLSQQLAVLRRAGLVTSRKEGTSVLYAIRDKTAIELLRVAKQLLINSLAETSDLLSDLRAAR